The following are encoded in a window of Vespa crabro chromosome 2, iyVesCrab1.2, whole genome shotgun sequence genomic DNA:
- the LOC124421568 gene encoding tyrosine-protein kinase receptor torso isoform X1: MTMINNYIFRSILLLTTSLIYHHLSSPFVNAFQVDDCLALCSNELCESACRHKINEDANANISLKCRGMDSIMIKHNVGTYIIEQSSKDLIWKTVKISDGKFSSFSDLVANTSYRFRLSRLIRHGVSRSEVSDWFSTYDISYVPKKVSNVSLLKIEIDKTDVCRLSADIRFEPADDLSCDYNILYWQYEHDLRHFVIRKDPTFRFHLKNLEFDRNTTIYISSVNGGDQKFSDQTTLTFVTPSCLETHNNLRICPPQKVEGLRVIDIYKHDGLYDVTVNWDKPSKEPDNYTIQLETFRENKILLTIPGNATEAHFLNIKLEQQYQVSIIADSVGGSSPISWKINDCSVPIVNEYSLYQKIMISLAILMTVLILMIICMYLCKRREKLCCIQYTNFRVLNQKEFPTNTLKLLQEDKNVSKDEKVTLPLDKFELSPKKLKLRNILGIGAYGIVRLGTLQDDFGIVINVAVKGLKDNPTVDDINNFYQEIQIMKSAGKHPNIVSLIGYCTIYNKPLLIVEYCCNGDLQTYLRKIWKNTMNGVFDHKSQFTFEQCFHNYENDQGNRIVENRLYDIQQEYVTAIDLLNFARQIANGMEFLSTNRIVHRDLAARNILVCSDNIVKISDFGLSRDIYQENVYKKEGSGKLPLKWMAIEALTHQIYTTHSDVWSFGILLWEIVTLGCTPYPDVPTNNILKLLKTGYRMEKPSNCGENLYNIMYSCWHLRPQSRPTFTELKKNLDTLLNNWTDNKYLNLS, from the exons atgacgatgataaataattacatttttcgttCAATTCTTTTATTGACGACTTCACTGATATACCATCATCTATCATCGCCCTTCGTGAATGCCTTTCAAGTTGACGATTGTCTGGCACTTTGTTCGAAC gaGTTATGTGAAAGTGCCTGTCGTCATAAg ATAAATGAGGATGCGAATGCAAACATCAGTTTAAAATGTAGAGGAATGGATTCTATCATGATTAAGCATAATGTTGGAACATATATTATCGAGCAAAGTTCAAAGGATCTTATTTGGAAGAcagtaaaaatt aGCGATGGCAAATTCTCGTCCTTTTCTGATTTAGTAGCGAACACATCTTATCGATTTCGTTTGAGTAGATTAATACGACATGGTGTATCTCGATCAGAAGTATCAGATTGGTTTTCAACTTACGACA TTAGTTATGTACCGAAGAAAGTTTCGAACGTGTCTTtgttgaaaatagaaatagataaaaccGATGTGTGTCGACTTTCTGCAGACATTCGTTTCGAGCCAGCGGATG ATTTGAGttgcgattataatattttgtattggcAGTACGAACATGATTTAAGACATTTTGTAATTCGAAAg GATCCGACTTTTCGTTTCCATCTTAAAAATTTAGAATTTGATCGGAATACaacgatatatatttcctCTGTGAACGGTGGCGATCAGAAATTCAGCGATCAAACGACCTTAACATTTGTCACACCTTCTTGTTTGGAAACACATAATAATTTAAGGATTTGCC CTCCGCAGAAGGTCGAAGGACTACGcgtaatagatatttataaacatgATGGTCTTTACGATGTTACCGTTAATTGGGATAAACCTAGCAAAGAACCGGATAATTATACGATTCAATTGGAAACgtttcgagaaaataaaatacttctAACGATACCTGGG aatGCAACTGAGgctcattttttaaatatcaaattgGAGCAACAATATCAAGTTAGTATTATCGCTGATTCCGTCGGTGGTTCTAGTCCGATATCTTGGAAGATAAATGATTGTAGTGTACCGATAG TAAATGAATACAGTCTTTATCAAAAAATCATGATATCGTTAGCGATTTTAATGACGGTCTtgatattgatgataatttgCATGTACCTGtgtaaacgaagagaaaaactaTGTTGTATAcaatatacgaattttcgg GTTTTGAATCAAAAAGAATTTCCTACAAATACACTTAAATTATTGCAAGAAGATAAGAATGTGTCTAAAGATGAAAAAGTTACTTTGCCATTGGATAAGTTTGAATTATCtccgaaaaaattaaaattaagaaatattcttgGAATTGGTGCTTATGGGATCGTCAGACTTGGAACGCTTCAAGATGATTtcggtattgttattaacgtggCAGTTAAAGGGCTTAAAG ATAATCCAACTGtggatgatataaataatttttatcaagaaaTTCAGATTATGAAATCAGCTGGTAAACATCCAAATATAGTTTCATTGATTGGatattgtacaatatataACAAACCATTGCTGATCGTGGAATATTGCTGCAACGGTGATCTACAAACGTATTTGAGAAAG ATATGGAAAAATACGATGAATGGTGTTTTCGATCATAAATCCCAATTTACATTTGAACAATGTTttcataattatgaaaatgatcaAGGTAATCGAATTGTTGAAAATCGTTTATATGATATTCAACAAG AATACGTAACCGCGatcgatttattaaattttgcaAGGCAAATCGCTAATGGAAtg GAATTTTTATCTACCAATCGAATAGTGCATCGTGATTTGGCTGCACGAAATATATTGGTATGCTCTGACAATATTGTCAAGATTTCAGATTTTGGTCTTAGTCGTGATATTTATCAAGAAAATGTTtacaagaaagaaggaagtgGTAAATTGCCATTAAAGTGGATGGCGATCGAGGCTTTGACGCATCAAATATACACAACTCATAGTGATGT ATGGTCTTTCGGTATTTTGTTGTGGGAAATAGTTACATTAGGTTGCACTCCATATCCTGATGTACCTACGAATAATATCTTGAAGCTTTTAAAAACAGGATATAGAATGGAAAAACCTTCAAATTGTGGAGAAAATTT ATACAATATAATGTATTCTTGTTGGCATCTTAGACCTCAAAGCAGGCCGACTTTTACggaattgaagaaaaatctaGATACGTTACTTAATAATTGGActgacaataaatatttaaatttgagTTAA
- the LOC124421568 gene encoding tyrosine-protein kinase receptor torso isoform X2, translating into MTMINNYIFRSILLLTTSLIYHHLSSPFVNAFQVDDCLALCSNELCESACRHKSDGKFSSFSDLVANTSYRFRLSRLIRHGVSRSEVSDWFSTYDISYVPKKVSNVSLLKIEIDKTDVCRLSADIRFEPADDLSCDYNILYWQYEHDLRHFVIRKDPTFRFHLKNLEFDRNTTIYISSVNGGDQKFSDQTTLTFVTPSCLETHNNLRICPPQKVEGLRVIDIYKHDGLYDVTVNWDKPSKEPDNYTIQLETFRENKILLTIPGNATEAHFLNIKLEQQYQVSIIADSVGGSSPISWKINDCSVPIVNEYSLYQKIMISLAILMTVLILMIICMYLCKRREKLCCIQYTNFRVLNQKEFPTNTLKLLQEDKNVSKDEKVTLPLDKFELSPKKLKLRNILGIGAYGIVRLGTLQDDFGIVINVAVKGLKDNPTVDDINNFYQEIQIMKSAGKHPNIVSLIGYCTIYNKPLLIVEYCCNGDLQTYLRKIWKNTMNGVFDHKSQFTFEQCFHNYENDQGNRIVENRLYDIQQEYVTAIDLLNFARQIANGMEFLSTNRIVHRDLAARNILVCSDNIVKISDFGLSRDIYQENVYKKEGSGKLPLKWMAIEALTHQIYTTHSDVWSFGILLWEIVTLGCTPYPDVPTNNILKLLKTGYRMEKPSNCGENLYNIMYSCWHLRPQSRPTFTELKKNLDTLLNNWTDNKYLNLS; encoded by the exons atgacgatgataaataattacatttttcgttCAATTCTTTTATTGACGACTTCACTGATATACCATCATCTATCATCGCCCTTCGTGAATGCCTTTCAAGTTGACGATTGTCTGGCACTTTGTTCGAAC gaGTTATGTGAAAGTGCCTGTCGTCATAAg aGCGATGGCAAATTCTCGTCCTTTTCTGATTTAGTAGCGAACACATCTTATCGATTTCGTTTGAGTAGATTAATACGACATGGTGTATCTCGATCAGAAGTATCAGATTGGTTTTCAACTTACGACA TTAGTTATGTACCGAAGAAAGTTTCGAACGTGTCTTtgttgaaaatagaaatagataaaaccGATGTGTGTCGACTTTCTGCAGACATTCGTTTCGAGCCAGCGGATG ATTTGAGttgcgattataatattttgtattggcAGTACGAACATGATTTAAGACATTTTGTAATTCGAAAg GATCCGACTTTTCGTTTCCATCTTAAAAATTTAGAATTTGATCGGAATACaacgatatatatttcctCTGTGAACGGTGGCGATCAGAAATTCAGCGATCAAACGACCTTAACATTTGTCACACCTTCTTGTTTGGAAACACATAATAATTTAAGGATTTGCC CTCCGCAGAAGGTCGAAGGACTACGcgtaatagatatttataaacatgATGGTCTTTACGATGTTACCGTTAATTGGGATAAACCTAGCAAAGAACCGGATAATTATACGATTCAATTGGAAACgtttcgagaaaataaaatacttctAACGATACCTGGG aatGCAACTGAGgctcattttttaaatatcaaattgGAGCAACAATATCAAGTTAGTATTATCGCTGATTCCGTCGGTGGTTCTAGTCCGATATCTTGGAAGATAAATGATTGTAGTGTACCGATAG TAAATGAATACAGTCTTTATCAAAAAATCATGATATCGTTAGCGATTTTAATGACGGTCTtgatattgatgataatttgCATGTACCTGtgtaaacgaagagaaaaactaTGTTGTATAcaatatacgaattttcgg GTTTTGAATCAAAAAGAATTTCCTACAAATACACTTAAATTATTGCAAGAAGATAAGAATGTGTCTAAAGATGAAAAAGTTACTTTGCCATTGGATAAGTTTGAATTATCtccgaaaaaattaaaattaagaaatattcttgGAATTGGTGCTTATGGGATCGTCAGACTTGGAACGCTTCAAGATGATTtcggtattgttattaacgtggCAGTTAAAGGGCTTAAAG ATAATCCAACTGtggatgatataaataatttttatcaagaaaTTCAGATTATGAAATCAGCTGGTAAACATCCAAATATAGTTTCATTGATTGGatattgtacaatatataACAAACCATTGCTGATCGTGGAATATTGCTGCAACGGTGATCTACAAACGTATTTGAGAAAG ATATGGAAAAATACGATGAATGGTGTTTTCGATCATAAATCCCAATTTACATTTGAACAATGTTttcataattatgaaaatgatcaAGGTAATCGAATTGTTGAAAATCGTTTATATGATATTCAACAAG AATACGTAACCGCGatcgatttattaaattttgcaAGGCAAATCGCTAATGGAAtg GAATTTTTATCTACCAATCGAATAGTGCATCGTGATTTGGCTGCACGAAATATATTGGTATGCTCTGACAATATTGTCAAGATTTCAGATTTTGGTCTTAGTCGTGATATTTATCAAGAAAATGTTtacaagaaagaaggaagtgGTAAATTGCCATTAAAGTGGATGGCGATCGAGGCTTTGACGCATCAAATATACACAACTCATAGTGATGT ATGGTCTTTCGGTATTTTGTTGTGGGAAATAGTTACATTAGGTTGCACTCCATATCCTGATGTACCTACGAATAATATCTTGAAGCTTTTAAAAACAGGATATAGAATGGAAAAACCTTCAAATTGTGGAGAAAATTT ATACAATATAATGTATTCTTGTTGGCATCTTAGACCTCAAAGCAGGCCGACTTTTACggaattgaagaaaaatctaGATACGTTACTTAATAATTGGActgacaataaatatttaaatttgagTTAA
- the LOC124421568 gene encoding tyrosine-protein kinase receptor torso isoform X3: MDSIMIKHNVGTYIIEQSSKDLIWKTVKISDGKFSSFSDLVANTSYRFRLSRLIRHGVSRSEVSDWFSTYDISYVPKKVSNVSLLKIEIDKTDVCRLSADIRFEPADDLSCDYNILYWQYEHDLRHFVIRKDPTFRFHLKNLEFDRNTTIYISSVNGGDQKFSDQTTLTFVTPSCLETHNNLRICPPQKVEGLRVIDIYKHDGLYDVTVNWDKPSKEPDNYTIQLETFRENKILLTIPGNATEAHFLNIKLEQQYQVSIIADSVGGSSPISWKINDCSVPIVNEYSLYQKIMISLAILMTVLILMIICMYLCKRREKLCCIQYTNFRVLNQKEFPTNTLKLLQEDKNVSKDEKVTLPLDKFELSPKKLKLRNILGIGAYGIVRLGTLQDDFGIVINVAVKGLKDNPTVDDINNFYQEIQIMKSAGKHPNIVSLIGYCTIYNKPLLIVEYCCNGDLQTYLRKIWKNTMNGVFDHKSQFTFEQCFHNYENDQGNRIVENRLYDIQQEYVTAIDLLNFARQIANGMEFLSTNRIVHRDLAARNILVCSDNIVKISDFGLSRDIYQENVYKKEGSGKLPLKWMAIEALTHQIYTTHSDVWSFGILLWEIVTLGCTPYPDVPTNNILKLLKTGYRMEKPSNCGENLYNIMYSCWHLRPQSRPTFTELKKNLDTLLNNWTDNKYLNLS, encoded by the exons ATGGATTCTATCATGATTAAGCATAATGTTGGAACATATATTATCGAGCAAAGTTCAAAGGATCTTATTTGGAAGAcagtaaaaatt aGCGATGGCAAATTCTCGTCCTTTTCTGATTTAGTAGCGAACACATCTTATCGATTTCGTTTGAGTAGATTAATACGACATGGTGTATCTCGATCAGAAGTATCAGATTGGTTTTCAACTTACGACA TTAGTTATGTACCGAAGAAAGTTTCGAACGTGTCTTtgttgaaaatagaaatagataaaaccGATGTGTGTCGACTTTCTGCAGACATTCGTTTCGAGCCAGCGGATG ATTTGAGttgcgattataatattttgtattggcAGTACGAACATGATTTAAGACATTTTGTAATTCGAAAg GATCCGACTTTTCGTTTCCATCTTAAAAATTTAGAATTTGATCGGAATACaacgatatatatttcctCTGTGAACGGTGGCGATCAGAAATTCAGCGATCAAACGACCTTAACATTTGTCACACCTTCTTGTTTGGAAACACATAATAATTTAAGGATTTGCC CTCCGCAGAAGGTCGAAGGACTACGcgtaatagatatttataaacatgATGGTCTTTACGATGTTACCGTTAATTGGGATAAACCTAGCAAAGAACCGGATAATTATACGATTCAATTGGAAACgtttcgagaaaataaaatacttctAACGATACCTGGG aatGCAACTGAGgctcattttttaaatatcaaattgGAGCAACAATATCAAGTTAGTATTATCGCTGATTCCGTCGGTGGTTCTAGTCCGATATCTTGGAAGATAAATGATTGTAGTGTACCGATAG TAAATGAATACAGTCTTTATCAAAAAATCATGATATCGTTAGCGATTTTAATGACGGTCTtgatattgatgataatttgCATGTACCTGtgtaaacgaagagaaaaactaTGTTGTATAcaatatacgaattttcgg GTTTTGAATCAAAAAGAATTTCCTACAAATACACTTAAATTATTGCAAGAAGATAAGAATGTGTCTAAAGATGAAAAAGTTACTTTGCCATTGGATAAGTTTGAATTATCtccgaaaaaattaaaattaagaaatattcttgGAATTGGTGCTTATGGGATCGTCAGACTTGGAACGCTTCAAGATGATTtcggtattgttattaacgtggCAGTTAAAGGGCTTAAAG ATAATCCAACTGtggatgatataaataatttttatcaagaaaTTCAGATTATGAAATCAGCTGGTAAACATCCAAATATAGTTTCATTGATTGGatattgtacaatatataACAAACCATTGCTGATCGTGGAATATTGCTGCAACGGTGATCTACAAACGTATTTGAGAAAG ATATGGAAAAATACGATGAATGGTGTTTTCGATCATAAATCCCAATTTACATTTGAACAATGTTttcataattatgaaaatgatcaAGGTAATCGAATTGTTGAAAATCGTTTATATGATATTCAACAAG AATACGTAACCGCGatcgatttattaaattttgcaAGGCAAATCGCTAATGGAAtg GAATTTTTATCTACCAATCGAATAGTGCATCGTGATTTGGCTGCACGAAATATATTGGTATGCTCTGACAATATTGTCAAGATTTCAGATTTTGGTCTTAGTCGTGATATTTATCAAGAAAATGTTtacaagaaagaaggaagtgGTAAATTGCCATTAAAGTGGATGGCGATCGAGGCTTTGACGCATCAAATATACACAACTCATAGTGATGT ATGGTCTTTCGGTATTTTGTTGTGGGAAATAGTTACATTAGGTTGCACTCCATATCCTGATGTACCTACGAATAATATCTTGAAGCTTTTAAAAACAGGATATAGAATGGAAAAACCTTCAAATTGTGGAGAAAATTT ATACAATATAATGTATTCTTGTTGGCATCTTAGACCTCAAAGCAGGCCGACTTTTACggaattgaagaaaaatctaGATACGTTACTTAATAATTGGActgacaataaatatttaaatttgagTTAA
- the LOC124421568 gene encoding tyrosine-protein kinase receptor torso isoform X4, which translates to MTMINNYIFRSILLLTTSLIYHHLSSPFVNAFQVDDCLALCSNELCESACRHKINEDANANISLKCRGMDSIMIKHNVGTYIIEQSSKDLIWKTVKISDGKFSSFSDLVANTSYRFRLSRLIRHGVSRSEVSDWFSTYDISYVPKKVSNVSLLKIEIDKTDVCRLSADIRFEPADDLSCDYNILYWQYEHDLRHFVIRKDPTFRFHLKNLEFDRNTTIYISSVNGGDQKFSDQTTLTFVTPSCLETHNNLRICPPQKVEGLRVIDIYKHDGLYDVTVNWDKPSKEPDNYTIQLETFRENKILLTIPGNATEAHFLNIKLEQQYQVSIIADSVGGSSPISWKINDCSVPIVNEYSLYQKIMISLAILMTVLILMIICMYLCKRREKLCCIQYTNFRVLNQKEFPTNTLKLLQEDKNVSKDEKVTLPLDKFELSPKKLKLRNILGIGAYGIVRLGTLQDDFGIVINVAVKGLKDNPTVDDINNFYQEIQIMKSAGKHPNIVSLIGYCTIYNKPLLIVEYCCNGDLQTYLRKIWKNTMNGVFDHKSQFTFEQCFHNYENDQGNRIVENRLYDIQQEYVTAIDLLNFARQIANGMEFLSTNRIVHRDLAARNILVCSDNIVKISDFGLSRDIYQENVYKKEGSGKLPLKWMAIEALTHQIYTTHSDV; encoded by the exons atgacgatgataaataattacatttttcgttCAATTCTTTTATTGACGACTTCACTGATATACCATCATCTATCATCGCCCTTCGTGAATGCCTTTCAAGTTGACGATTGTCTGGCACTTTGTTCGAAC gaGTTATGTGAAAGTGCCTGTCGTCATAAg ATAAATGAGGATGCGAATGCAAACATCAGTTTAAAATGTAGAGGAATGGATTCTATCATGATTAAGCATAATGTTGGAACATATATTATCGAGCAAAGTTCAAAGGATCTTATTTGGAAGAcagtaaaaatt aGCGATGGCAAATTCTCGTCCTTTTCTGATTTAGTAGCGAACACATCTTATCGATTTCGTTTGAGTAGATTAATACGACATGGTGTATCTCGATCAGAAGTATCAGATTGGTTTTCAACTTACGACA TTAGTTATGTACCGAAGAAAGTTTCGAACGTGTCTTtgttgaaaatagaaatagataaaaccGATGTGTGTCGACTTTCTGCAGACATTCGTTTCGAGCCAGCGGATG ATTTGAGttgcgattataatattttgtattggcAGTACGAACATGATTTAAGACATTTTGTAATTCGAAAg GATCCGACTTTTCGTTTCCATCTTAAAAATTTAGAATTTGATCGGAATACaacgatatatatttcctCTGTGAACGGTGGCGATCAGAAATTCAGCGATCAAACGACCTTAACATTTGTCACACCTTCTTGTTTGGAAACACATAATAATTTAAGGATTTGCC CTCCGCAGAAGGTCGAAGGACTACGcgtaatagatatttataaacatgATGGTCTTTACGATGTTACCGTTAATTGGGATAAACCTAGCAAAGAACCGGATAATTATACGATTCAATTGGAAACgtttcgagaaaataaaatacttctAACGATACCTGGG aatGCAACTGAGgctcattttttaaatatcaaattgGAGCAACAATATCAAGTTAGTATTATCGCTGATTCCGTCGGTGGTTCTAGTCCGATATCTTGGAAGATAAATGATTGTAGTGTACCGATAG TAAATGAATACAGTCTTTATCAAAAAATCATGATATCGTTAGCGATTTTAATGACGGTCTtgatattgatgataatttgCATGTACCTGtgtaaacgaagagaaaaactaTGTTGTATAcaatatacgaattttcgg GTTTTGAATCAAAAAGAATTTCCTACAAATACACTTAAATTATTGCAAGAAGATAAGAATGTGTCTAAAGATGAAAAAGTTACTTTGCCATTGGATAAGTTTGAATTATCtccgaaaaaattaaaattaagaaatattcttgGAATTGGTGCTTATGGGATCGTCAGACTTGGAACGCTTCAAGATGATTtcggtattgttattaacgtggCAGTTAAAGGGCTTAAAG ATAATCCAACTGtggatgatataaataatttttatcaagaaaTTCAGATTATGAAATCAGCTGGTAAACATCCAAATATAGTTTCATTGATTGGatattgtacaatatataACAAACCATTGCTGATCGTGGAATATTGCTGCAACGGTGATCTACAAACGTATTTGAGAAAG ATATGGAAAAATACGATGAATGGTGTTTTCGATCATAAATCCCAATTTACATTTGAACAATGTTttcataattatgaaaatgatcaAGGTAATCGAATTGTTGAAAATCGTTTATATGATATTCAACAAG AATACGTAACCGCGatcgatttattaaattttgcaAGGCAAATCGCTAATGGAAtg GAATTTTTATCTACCAATCGAATAGTGCATCGTGATTTGGCTGCACGAAATATATTGGTATGCTCTGACAATATTGTCAAGATTTCAGATTTTGGTCTTAGTCGTGATATTTATCAAGAAAATGTTtacaagaaagaaggaagtgGTAAATTGCCATTAAAGTGGATGGCGATCGAGGCTTTGACGCATCAAATATACACAACTCATAGTGATGTGtaa